The Mercurialis annua linkage group LG2, ddMerAnnu1.2, whole genome shotgun sequence genome contains a region encoding:
- the LOC126667332 gene encoding VAN3-binding protein isoform X2, with the protein MMMTSPSDAHPETMDFLSTAWCNFAVQTLQPPDKPIILLDNQLKTFDCDVIPPFMMEKSVKMEDEFKSLPPWKSNDVKSWIWMQQAMHPEINYNSCFRKKWVPWKNVVPFKTLSIKKWIKDIKQKRKEEDRLQRAEVHAAISVAGIAAALASIAADNTKTDDSNSAKDDAVASAAALVAAQCAKVAEAMGAKREQLSSIIGSAMSGTSATHILTLTAAASTSLKGAETLKARTGYRNKLTGSAPVLPIQDNNETDFDFQKCRSILAHGIHLHVETPDGNFRVRSVSIVMNSQAKVILKLRKLNLLKSKKESIIMDVHAELYKDSEADEETETCYLIVLTTNEGIIKLDMGDDFHRYNTWAATINHMLILSTSFAKYELQFYKN; encoded by the exons ATGATGATGACAAGTCCTTCTGATGCTCATCCTGAGACTATGGATTTTCTGTCGACTGCTTGGTGTAATTTTGCTGTTCAAACCCTCCAACCGCCGGACAAGCCGATCATTCTTCTTGATAATCAATTGAAGACTTTTGATTGCGATGTCATACCGCCTTTTATG ATGGAAAAGAGTGTAAAAATGGAGGATGAATTCAAGTCTCTACCACCATGGAAATCCAATGATGTGAAG TCGTGGATATGGATGCAACAAGCAATGCATCCTGAGATCAATTACAACAGCTGCTTTCGAAAGAAATGG GTCCCGTGGAAAAATGTAgtaccatttaaaacattatcaaTAAAGAAATGGATAAAAGACATAAAgcaaaagagaaaagaagaagacaGATTACAAAGAGCCGAAGTACATGCAGCTATATCAGTTGCAGGAATAGCTGCTGccttggcttcaattgctgctGACAATACAAAAACAGATGACTCGAATTCCGCTAAGGACGACGCCGTAGCATCCGCGGCGGCTTTGGTGGCGGCGCAATGCGCAAAGGTGGCCGAAGCAATGGGGGCGAAAAGAGAGCAGCTCAGCAGCATCATAGGATCGGCCATGAGTGGTACAAGCGCTACTCACATCCTAACACTCACTGCTGCTGCTTCCACAT CACTAAAAGGAGCAGAAACTCTGAAGGCAAGAACAGGATACAGGAACAAATTAACCGGAAGTGCACCTGTGCTACCCATCCAAGACAACAATGAAACAGATTTTGATTTCCAGAAATGCAGATCAATTCTTGCCCATGGCATACACCTTCATGTCGAAACACCAGATG GAAATTTTAGAGTGAGATCAGTATCTATTGTTATGAATAGCCAAGCCAAG GTTATTCTAAAATTGAGAAAGCTCAATTTGTTAAAAAGCAAGAAGGAAA GTATTATAATGGACGTGCATGCAGAATTATACAAAGACTCAGAAGCTGACGAAGAAACAGAAACCTGTTATCTAATTGTATTAACCACAAATGAAGGGATAATAAAGCTAGACATGGGTGATGATTTTCATAGGTACAACACATGGGCTGCAACTATTAACCATATGCTCATACTCTCTACTTCTTTTGCAAAATATGAGCttcaattttacaaaaattga
- the LOC126667332 gene encoding VAN3-binding protein isoform X1 has translation MMMTSPSDAHPETMDFLSTAWCNFAVQTLQPPDKPIILLDNQLKTFDCDVIPPFMKMEKSVKMEDEFKSLPPWKSNDVKSWIWMQQAMHPEINYNSCFRKKWVPWKNVVPFKTLSIKKWIKDIKQKRKEEDRLQRAEVHAAISVAGIAAALASIAADNTKTDDSNSAKDDAVASAAALVAAQCAKVAEAMGAKREQLSSIIGSAMSGTSATHILTLTAAASTSLKGAETLKARTGYRNKLTGSAPVLPIQDNNETDFDFQKCRSILAHGIHLHVETPDGNFRVRSVSIVMNSQAKVILKLRKLNLLKSKKESIIMDVHAELYKDSEADEETETCYLIVLTTNEGIIKLDMGDDFHRYNTWAATINHMLILSTSFAKYELQFYKN, from the exons ATGATGATGACAAGTCCTTCTGATGCTCATCCTGAGACTATGGATTTTCTGTCGACTGCTTGGTGTAATTTTGCTGTTCAAACCCTCCAACCGCCGGACAAGCCGATCATTCTTCTTGATAATCAATTGAAGACTTTTGATTGCGATGTCATACCGCCTTTTATG AAGATGGAAAAGAGTGTAAAAATGGAGGATGAATTCAAGTCTCTACCACCATGGAAATCCAATGATGTGAAG TCGTGGATATGGATGCAACAAGCAATGCATCCTGAGATCAATTACAACAGCTGCTTTCGAAAGAAATGG GTCCCGTGGAAAAATGTAgtaccatttaaaacattatcaaTAAAGAAATGGATAAAAGACATAAAgcaaaagagaaaagaagaagacaGATTACAAAGAGCCGAAGTACATGCAGCTATATCAGTTGCAGGAATAGCTGCTGccttggcttcaattgctgctGACAATACAAAAACAGATGACTCGAATTCCGCTAAGGACGACGCCGTAGCATCCGCGGCGGCTTTGGTGGCGGCGCAATGCGCAAAGGTGGCCGAAGCAATGGGGGCGAAAAGAGAGCAGCTCAGCAGCATCATAGGATCGGCCATGAGTGGTACAAGCGCTACTCACATCCTAACACTCACTGCTGCTGCTTCCACAT CACTAAAAGGAGCAGAAACTCTGAAGGCAAGAACAGGATACAGGAACAAATTAACCGGAAGTGCACCTGTGCTACCCATCCAAGACAACAATGAAACAGATTTTGATTTCCAGAAATGCAGATCAATTCTTGCCCATGGCATACACCTTCATGTCGAAACACCAGATG GAAATTTTAGAGTGAGATCAGTATCTATTGTTATGAATAGCCAAGCCAAG GTTATTCTAAAATTGAGAAAGCTCAATTTGTTAAAAAGCAAGAAGGAAA GTATTATAATGGACGTGCATGCAGAATTATACAAAGACTCAGAAGCTGACGAAGAAACAGAAACCTGTTATCTAATTGTATTAACCACAAATGAAGGGATAATAAAGCTAGACATGGGTGATGATTTTCATAGGTACAACACATGGGCTGCAACTATTAACCATATGCTCATACTCTCTACTTCTTTTGCAAAATATGAGCttcaattttacaaaaattga
- the LOC126670339 gene encoding RING-H2 finger protein ATL13 — MNWVFLQTKENNYFSSSPQQHQYFLPQPPPLKPPLNLDDSSSSDGFNLSNKISPSVLLIIIILAIIFFVSGLLHLLVRFLLRPPSREPEDSDNVTALQGQLQQLFHLHDAGVDQSFIDTLPVFHYKAIIGLKNPFDCAVCLCEFEPDDKLRLLPKCSHAFHMECIDTWLLSHSTCPICRGNLLSEFAQNSGFSPVVLVLESGSESLREIGNESSIIGRSNSVLTTNSHLGFGESELGSSRIEISLKSGEILTKDCNNECGGGVTTAIVMDSGEKVVSVKLGKFKAVDNGELGGSKIDDRRCFSMGSFEYVMDENTSLQVAIRTPMKKQSSKKPSLPLIPGHRAAMSECDCDSRREFNGFLEGINSNGIGNGNGNGNSIGRSKRESFSISKIWLRGDQKDKQKSSEDSSRRAVSFRFPMSKNVVSGDEDEDDLKGKNGNGKGRRSNSEIGIGRWENGSSFDEENPQISYNSAKTPSFARRTLLWLVGRQNKVVHSSFTPPNV, encoded by the coding sequence ATGAACTGGGTATTCTTGCAAACTAAAGAAAACAATTATTTCTCATCTTCCCCACAACAACACCAGTATTTTCTTCCTCAGCCACCTCCATTAAAGCCACCCTTAAATCTTGATGACTCTTCATCTTCAGATGGGTTTAATTTAAGCAATAAAATCAGCCCCAGTGTGTTACTTATTATCATAATTCTTGCCATTATTTTCTTTGTCTCTGGTTTGCTTCATCTTCTTGTTAGATTTCTTCTAAGACCACCCAGTAGAGAGCCTGAGGATTCAGACAATGTGACTGCTCTTCAAGGTCAGTTACAGCAGTTGTTTCATCTGCATGATGCTGGTGTGGACCAATCATTTATTGACACGCTGCCTGTTTTTCATTATAAGGCTATTATTGGATTGAAGAACCCTTTTGATTGTGCTGTTTGTTTGTGTGAATTTGAGCCTGATGATAAGCTTAGATTGTTGCCTAAATGTAGCCATGCTTTTCATATGGAGTGTATTGATACTTGGTTGTTGTCTCACTCTACTTGCCCTATTTGTAGAGGTAATTTGCTGTCTGAATTTGCACAAAACAGTGGCTTTTCCCCTGTTGTTCTTGTTCTTGAATCTGGTAGTGAGAGTTTGAGGGAGATTGGTAATGAAAGTAGCATAATTGGTCGGAGTAATTCTGTTTTAACTACTAATTCTCATTTGGGTTTTGGGGAAAGTGAATTAGGGTCTTCAAGAATTGAAATTTCACTAAAATCTGGTGAGATTTTGACCAAAGATTGTAATAATGAGTGTGGTGGTGGTGTTACTACTGCAATTGTGATGGATTCAGGGGAAAAAGTTGTTTCTGTTAAGTTAGGTAAATTTAAAGCTGTGGATAATGGTGAATTGGGTGGTAGTAAAATTGATGATAGAAGGTGTTTTTCAATGGGTTCATTTGAGTATGTAATGGATGAGAACACTTCATTACAAGTTGCTATTAGAACTCCTATGAAGAAACAGTCTAGCAAGAAGCCTTCTTTACCGTTAATTCCCGGTCATCGAGCCGCAATGTCGGAATGCGACTGCGATTCAAGACGGGAATTCAATGGCTTTCTTGAAGGTATTAATAGTAATGGAATTGGAAATGGAAACGGGAATGGAAATTCTATTGGTAGAAGTAAAAGAGAGAGTTTTTCTATATCAAAGATTTGGCTTAGAGGTGATCAAAAGGATAAGCAGAAATCAAGTGAGGATTCTTCAAGAAGGGCAGTTTCATTTAGGTTCCCAATGAGCAAAAATGTGGTTTCTGGTGATGAAGATGAGGATGATTTGAAGGGCAAGAATGGAAATGGAAAAGGTAGAAGGAGTAATTCTGAAATAGGAATTGGAAGATGGGAAAATGGATCAAGTTTTGATGAGGAAAATCCACAAATTAGCTATAATTCAGCAAAGACTCCATCTTTTGCAAGGAGGACATTACTTTGGCTTGTTGGAAGACAAAACAAGGTTGTTCATTCATCTTTTACACCTCCtaatgtttag
- the LOC126668646 gene encoding uncharacterized protein LOC126668646, with amino-acid sequence MSTLCWNVQGMGSPRTFKYLSDIVHKFKPELVFLMETRTSIVKLEALSKKLHMEGCFGVGCEGKSEGLGLLWTVKEDISVLSYSKHYIDCIVQKKNQLIWRFTGFYGNPNHLKRVHSWTLLSRLSSLFNGPWLCSGDFNEVLDHSEKLGGAKKPDFLIQNFRNALEVCDLFDAGGVDSGFTWWGNRGAEVVKERLDRFTINLGWKGLFPDCSVEHLEMWGSNHRPILMHNTKLRGKANQRRRRNVRFFFEETWTTKQEFRERVNDSWSSYSGNQNFSTMVRKLKRCANDFHSWGKEAIEDLQKQIKEKKSELISLLNSPNLEFQ; translated from the coding sequence ATGAGTACTCTGTGTTGGAATGTCCAAGGTATGGGCTCACCAAGGACATTCAAGTACTTAAGTGACATTGTTCACAAGTTTAAGCCCGAATTGGTTTTTTTGATGGAGACAAGAACGAGTATTGTGAAGTTAGAAGCTCTGAGTAAAAAGTTGCATATGGAAGGTTGTTTTGGGGTTGGATGCGAAGGAAAGAGTGAAGGTCTAGGGTTGCTTTGGACAGTGAAAGAAGATATTTCTGTCTTAAGTTACTCTAAACACTATATTGATTGTATAGTGCAGAAGAAGAATCAATTAATTTGGAGGTTTACCGGTTTCTATGGTAACCCTAATCATTTAAAAAGGGTTCACTCGTGGACTCTATTATCTAGACTAAGCAGTCTATTTAATGGACCGTGGTTATGCAGTGGtgattttaatgaggtgttggATCATTCCGAAAAGCTAGGGGGTGCAAAGAAGCCTGATTTTCTCATTCAAAACTTCAGAAATGCTTTGGAGGTTTGTGATCTTTTTGATGCAGGGGGTGTGGACAGTGGGTTTACTTGGTGGGGTAATAGAGGTGCTGAAGTGGTGAAAGAAAGACTTGATAGATTCACTATCAACTTGGGTTGGAAAGGTTTATTTCCTGATTGCTCAGTGGAGCATTTAGAGATGTGGGGGTCAAACCATAGACCAATTTTAATGCATAATACAAAGCTAAGGGGCAAGGCGAATCAAAGGAGAAGGAGGAAcgtaagatttttttttgaagaaacctGGACTACAAAACAAGAGTTCAGGGAAAGGGTTAATGATTCGTGGTCTTCTTATTCTGGAAACCAAAATTTCAGTACGATGGTTAGAAAGCTGAAGAGGTGTGCAAATGATTTTCATAGCTGGGGTAAAGAGGCTATTGAGGATCTGCAGAAACAGATAAAGGAGAAGAAGAGTGAGTTAATATCTTTGTTGAATTCCCCCAATCTGGAATTCCAATAG